Proteins found in one Desulfobacterales bacterium genomic segment:
- a CDS encoding metalloregulator ArsR/SmtB family transcription factor — MKEFIKVMKAVSDPTRVKILKMVQRRVMCVCEVQAALGTAQSTASKHLKILEDAGLITSFRDGTWMNYNLADGSQSPYAASMIGNIKHWLEGEPEIMGLMKKLPGIRREEICKG; from the coding sequence ATGAAAGAATTCATAAAGGTAATGAAAGCGGTCTCGGACCCCACCCGGGTTAAGATACTGAAAATGGTGCAGCGCCGGGTCATGTGTGTTTGTGAAGTCCAGGCGGCATTAGGAACGGCGCAGTCAACGGCCAGCAAGCACCTGAAGATTCTCGAAGACGCTGGACTGATAACCTCCTTCAGAGATGGCACGTGGATGAATTACAATCTTGCGGATGGATCGCAAAGCCCTTATGCCGCCAGCATGATCGGCAATATCAAGCACTGGCTTGAGGGAGAACCAGAAATCATGGGTTTGATGAAAAAGCTGCCGGGAATTCGCAGAGAGGAGATCTGCAAGGGCTAA